The Streptomyces sp. SS1-1 genome has a segment encoding these proteins:
- a CDS encoding NAD(P)-dependent alcohol dehydrogenase yields the protein MRRIRAAVVEAPGAPFTVRDLDLGEPRPDEVLVRMTAAGVCHTDLAMRDIWPRRLTPTVFGHEGAGRVEAVGAEVRGVAPGDRVCLTFASCGTCDQCATGRPAYCLHAPALNFSGGRADGTSPLSRDGTPVYGAFFGQSSFATYAVVRERGVVPVPADLPDEVAAPLGCSGQTGAGTVLNRLRPERGASLVVMGAGGVGLSAVMAAVAVGCDPVVAVDPVPARRTLAVELGAKAALPPGDGLVGALRDLTGGGAHHVVETTGRPEVARQAVAALSPRGELALLGLGGEVTFDVMPLLAKGVRVHGVIEGDSDPARFLPELIGLWRRGRFPVERLVAAFPFEEIGAAVAAMEDGSAVKPVLTFD from the coding sequence GTGAGGCGGATCCGCGCGGCGGTCGTCGAGGCGCCGGGCGCCCCGTTCACCGTGCGGGATCTCGACCTGGGCGAGCCACGCCCGGACGAGGTGCTGGTGCGGATGACCGCGGCCGGGGTCTGCCACACCGACCTGGCCATGCGGGACATCTGGCCGCGCCGGCTCACCCCGACGGTCTTCGGCCATGAGGGCGCGGGGCGGGTCGAGGCGGTCGGCGCGGAGGTGCGGGGCGTGGCCCCCGGCGACCGGGTCTGCCTCACCTTCGCGAGCTGCGGGACGTGCGACCAGTGCGCGACGGGCCGTCCCGCGTACTGTCTCCACGCGCCGGCCCTGAACTTCTCTGGCGGGCGCGCCGACGGCACCAGCCCCCTCTCCCGCGACGGCACGCCCGTGTACGGCGCCTTCTTCGGCCAGTCCAGCTTCGCCACGTACGCCGTGGTGCGGGAGCGGGGTGTGGTCCCGGTGCCGGCGGATCTGCCGGACGAGGTCGCGGCGCCGCTCGGATGCAGCGGGCAGACGGGGGCGGGCACGGTACTGAACAGGCTGCGACCGGAGCGGGGCGCGTCCCTGGTCGTGATGGGGGCGGGTGGGGTCGGCCTGAGCGCGGTCATGGCGGCGGTGGCTGTGGGCTGCGACCCGGTGGTGGCGGTCGACCCCGTCCCAGCACGCCGCACCCTGGCCGTCGAGCTGGGCGCGAAGGCGGCGCTGCCTCCCGGGGACGGCCTGGTGGGGGCCCTGCGGGACCTCACGGGGGGCGGGGCGCACCATGTCGTGGAGACGACGGGACGTCCGGAGGTGGCCCGGCAGGCGGTGGCCGCGCTCTCCCCGCGCGGGGAGCTGGCCCTGCTGGGTCTGGGCGGCGAGGTGACGTTCGACGTGATGCCGTTGCTGGCCAAGGGGGTGCGGGTGCACGGGGTGATCGAGGGGGACTCCGATCCGGCCCGGTTCCTGCCGGAGCTGATCGGTCTGTGGCGCCGGGGCCGGTTCCCGGTGGAGAGGCTGGTCGCGGCGTTCCCGTTCGAGGAGATCGGCGCGGCGGTGGCGGCGATGGAGGACGGCAGTGCGGTGAAGCCGGTGCTCACCTTCGACTGA
- a CDS encoding DUF4334 domain-containing protein, with the protein MDVHEARTLFRRLQEQDGTVDSAELDAVWAVLPTVRAEDILGEWKGGEFDTGHPLNGMLEKAGWYGKTFHSLHDAKPLMCRNEAGELYSNVELGQGEASLWTVEFRGESTATMVYDGRPVFDHFKWVDEATLLGIMNGKDVPPEGPYYYFYLERAPEAGA; encoded by the coding sequence ATGGACGTGCACGAGGCCCGCACCCTGTTCCGCCGGCTCCAGGAGCAGGACGGCACGGTCGACTCCGCCGAACTCGACGCCGTCTGGGCGGTGTTGCCCACCGTCCGCGCCGAGGACATCCTCGGTGAGTGGAAAGGCGGCGAGTTCGACACCGGCCACCCGCTCAACGGCATGCTGGAGAAGGCGGGTTGGTACGGCAAGACGTTCCACTCGCTGCACGACGCCAAGCCGCTGATGTGCCGGAACGAGGCGGGTGAGCTGTACTCGAACGTCGAGCTGGGGCAGGGCGAGGCGAGCCTGTGGACGGTGGAGTTCCGGGGCGAGTCGACGGCCACGATGGTGTACGACGGGCGGCCGGTGTTCGACCACTTCAAGTGGGTGGACGAGGCCACGCTGCTCGGCATCATGAACGGCAAGGACGTGCCGCCCGAGGGGCCGTACTACTACTTCTACCTGGAGCGTGCGCCCGAGGCCGGCGCGTGA
- a CDS encoding TetR/AcrR family transcriptional regulator, which yields MNTAPSQETTPPAGHWRSYAPLDLHPILMHAMRAFNEQGYHGTSVRDIAGRVGVTVPALYYHYENKQALLATLLETSIKDVLDRCRAAAGEAGDDPLARFCGMVESIVLYMAHRRQLAFLDTEIRSLEPQNRARYVALRDYLEHMLLDTVEEGRAQGAFTTPIPADAVRSVLVMCQGVANWFREDGPLTAEEVAERHVLLSLGTVGHPGAVAGDIALIRPRTPAARGAAPRPAG from the coding sequence TTGAACACCGCGCCCAGCCAGGAGACCACGCCACCGGCCGGACACTGGCGCTCCTACGCCCCGCTCGACCTGCACCCGATCCTGATGCACGCCATGCGGGCCTTCAACGAGCAGGGTTATCACGGCACTTCGGTGCGGGACATCGCCGGCCGGGTCGGCGTCACCGTGCCCGCGCTGTACTACCACTACGAGAACAAGCAGGCCCTGCTGGCGACCCTCCTGGAGACGTCCATCAAGGACGTCCTGGACCGCTGCCGGGCGGCGGCCGGGGAGGCCGGGGACGATCCGCTGGCCCGCTTCTGCGGCATGGTCGAGTCGATCGTGCTGTACATGGCCCACCGCCGCCAACTGGCCTTCCTGGACACGGAGATCCGCAGCCTGGAGCCGCAGAACCGGGCCCGGTACGTCGCCCTGCGCGACTACCTGGAGCACATGCTCCTGGACACGGTCGAGGAGGGCCGCGCCCAGGGCGCGTTCACCACACCCATCCCCGCCGACGCGGTGCGCTCGGTGCTGGTGATGTGCCAGGGCGTCGCCAACTGGTTCCGCGAGGACGGCCCGCTCACCGCGGAGGAGGTCGCCGAGCGGCACGTGCTGCTGAGCCTCGGCACCGTGGGGCACCCCGGCGCCGTCGCCGGCGACATCGCCCTGATCCGCCCGCGGACCCCCGCGGCCCGCGGAGCGGCGCCGCGCCCGGCCGGCTGA
- a CDS encoding CaiB/BaiF CoA transferase family protein — MSSNCTDPPGRAVTGPLDGVRVVELAGIGPGPFAAMLLADLGADVVRVDRPGRTPLGGDPAHDLTNRNKRSVVVDLKSPEGPAAVRALAARADILLEGYRPGVAERLGVGPEDCMAGRPALVYGRMTGWGQDGPLASLAGHDIGYIATAGALSMIGAPDGPPVLPANLLGDYAGGSLYLTTGVLAALVTARATGRGQVVDCAIVDGTAHLTSLFWGMLAEGTWRDARGHNLLDGGCPYYGVYETSDGGWMAVGALEPEFYRTYVSLLGLDADALPDRDDPRNWPALRAEFAARFRTAGRARWTAVFEGTDACVAPVLSLREAAEHRHLTARGTYTDAHGVTQPAPAPRFSHTPGTLRLPPAVPGAHTSDVARDWDVPDLLKDHS; from the coding sequence ATGAGCTCGAACTGCACCGACCCTCCCGGCCGCGCGGTCACGGGCCCGCTGGACGGTGTGCGCGTGGTCGAGTTGGCGGGGATCGGCCCCGGACCGTTCGCCGCGATGCTGCTCGCCGACCTGGGTGCCGACGTGGTCCGCGTGGACCGCCCCGGCCGCACCCCGCTCGGCGGCGACCCCGCACACGACCTGACCAACCGGAACAAGCGCTCCGTCGTCGTCGACCTCAAGTCGCCCGAAGGACCGGCCGCCGTACGGGCGTTGGCGGCGCGCGCCGACATCCTGCTGGAGGGATACCGGCCCGGCGTCGCGGAACGACTCGGCGTCGGCCCCGAGGACTGCATGGCCGGCCGGCCCGCCCTGGTGTACGGCCGGATGACCGGCTGGGGGCAGGACGGCCCGCTCGCCTCCCTCGCCGGGCACGACATCGGCTACATCGCCACCGCCGGCGCCCTCTCCATGATCGGAGCCCCGGACGGACCGCCCGTCCTTCCCGCCAACCTGCTCGGCGACTACGCGGGCGGCTCCCTCTACCTGACCACCGGCGTCCTCGCCGCGCTGGTCACCGCCCGCGCCACCGGACGCGGTCAGGTCGTGGACTGCGCCATCGTGGACGGCACCGCGCACCTGACGAGCCTCTTCTGGGGCATGCTCGCCGAGGGCACCTGGCGCGACGCCCGCGGCCACAACCTGCTCGACGGCGGCTGCCCCTACTACGGCGTGTACGAGACGTCCGACGGTGGCTGGATGGCGGTCGGCGCCCTGGAACCGGAGTTCTACCGGACGTACGTCTCCCTGCTCGGCCTCGACGCCGACGCGCTGCCCGACCGCGACGACCCGCGCAACTGGCCCGCTCTGCGCGCCGAGTTCGCCGCCCGCTTCCGGACCGCCGGCCGCGCCCGCTGGACGGCCGTCTTCGAGGGCACCGACGCCTGCGTCGCCCCCGTGCTCTCCCTGCGCGAGGCCGCCGAGCACCGGCACCTCACCGCGCGCGGCACCTACACCGACGCGCACGGCGTCACCCAGCCCGCCCCCGCACCTCGCTTCTCCCACACACCCGGCACCCTCAGGCTCCCCCCGGCCGTCCCCGGCGCCCACACCTCCGACGTGGCCCGCGACTGGGACGTGCCCGACCTGCTGAAGGACCACAGCTGA
- a CDS encoding LLM class F420-dependent oxidoreductase — protein sequence MELSSPLAYAEDPRTAADRAATLEAAGLDAVWVAEAYGFDSPTVMGYLAAKTERMRIGSAILNVYSRTPALIAQTAAGLDALTGGRAVLGVGASGPQVVEGWHGRRYDRPLGRAREVIELSRRIWRREVIEHHGITDLPVPPEKGGTLGKPLKLLNHPVRDAIPVYLAALGPAGVRTAAEIADGWLPFLYAPEHAAKVWGPSLAEGTARRDPALGPLTVVAGGLLAIGDDAEAVRDLMRPTVALYVGGMGAPGRNFYYDLVCSYGYEAAASAVQEHYLAGRRKDAEAAVPAELLEQLCLAGPEGYVRDRVEVFREAGVTMLNVTPVGPDPARLIEHVRSWL from the coding sequence ATGGAACTGTCCTCACCCCTGGCCTACGCGGAGGACCCGCGCACCGCCGCCGACCGGGCCGCCACCCTGGAGGCCGCCGGACTCGACGCCGTCTGGGTCGCCGAGGCGTACGGCTTCGACTCCCCGACCGTGATGGGCTACCTCGCCGCGAAGACCGAACGGATGCGGATCGGCTCGGCCATCCTCAACGTCTACTCCCGCACCCCCGCGCTCATCGCCCAGACCGCGGCCGGACTCGACGCCCTCACCGGCGGACGCGCCGTCCTCGGCGTCGGTGCCTCCGGACCCCAGGTCGTCGAGGGTTGGCACGGCCGCCGCTACGACCGTCCGCTGGGCCGCGCCCGCGAGGTGATCGAGCTGTCCCGGCGGATCTGGCGCCGCGAGGTCATCGAGCACCACGGCATCACCGACCTGCCCGTCCCGCCCGAGAAGGGCGGCACCCTCGGCAAACCCCTCAAACTCCTGAACCACCCGGTCCGCGACGCCATTCCGGTCTACCTCGCCGCCCTCGGCCCGGCCGGTGTCCGCACGGCCGCCGAGATCGCCGACGGCTGGCTGCCGTTCCTGTACGCCCCCGAGCACGCCGCCAAGGTGTGGGGCCCGTCCCTGGCCGAGGGCACCGCTCGGCGCGACCCCGCGCTCGGCCCCCTCACCGTCGTCGCGGGCGGCCTGCTCGCCATCGGCGACGACGCCGAAGCCGTACGCGACCTGATGCGCCCCACGGTCGCCCTCTACGTCGGCGGCATGGGCGCGCCCGGCCGCAACTTCTACTACGACCTCGTCTGCTCCTACGGCTACGAGGCCGCCGCTTCCGCCGTCCAGGAGCACTACCTCGCCGGACGCAGGAAGGACGCCGAGGCCGCCGTACCGGCCGAACTGCTGGAGCAGCTCTGCCTGGCCGGACCCGAGGGCTACGTCCGCGACCGCGTCGAGGTGTTCCGCGAGGCGGGCGTGACCATGCTCAACGTCACCCCCGTAGGCCCCGACCCCGCCCGACTGATCGAGCACGTGAGGAGCTGGCTGTGA
- a CDS encoding acyl-CoA dehydrogenase family protein — MTSGGSLYGPDHEAFRETVRTFLAKEVVPHHERWEKDGVVDREVWRSAGRQGLLGLAVDEEYGGGGTGDFRYSAVLIEEFARAGASGLALSLHNDIVGPYLTRLANDEQKRRWLPGFTSGDLITAIAMTEPGAGSDLQGIRATATDQGDHYVLNGTKTFISNGILADLVIVVARTTPEGGAHGLSLLVVERGMEGFERGRNLDKIGQKAQDTAELFFQDVRVPKENLLGEENGAFASLMGNLAQERLAIAVGALAAAEDLLDITTRYVKEREAFGGPLARLQHIRFEIAEMATENAVTRAFLDRCVAEHSAGELDAVRASMAKWWATELNKRVVDRCLQLHGGYGYMSEYRVARAFLDSRIQTIYGGTTEIMKEIIGRSFLR, encoded by the coding sequence GTGACCTCCGGAGGCTCCCTGTACGGCCCCGACCACGAGGCCTTCCGCGAGACGGTGCGCACCTTCCTCGCCAAGGAGGTCGTCCCGCACCACGAACGCTGGGAGAAGGACGGGGTCGTCGACCGCGAGGTGTGGCGCTCGGCCGGCCGCCAGGGCCTGCTCGGCCTGGCCGTCGACGAGGAGTACGGCGGGGGAGGGACCGGCGACTTCCGCTACAGCGCCGTCCTCATCGAGGAGTTCGCCCGTGCCGGCGCCTCCGGGCTCGCCCTCAGCCTGCACAACGACATCGTCGGCCCGTACCTCACCCGGCTCGCGAACGACGAGCAGAAGCGCCGCTGGCTGCCCGGTTTCACCTCCGGCGACCTCATCACCGCCATCGCCATGACCGAACCCGGCGCCGGCTCCGACCTGCAGGGCATCCGCGCCACCGCCACCGACCAGGGCGACCACTACGTGCTCAACGGCACCAAGACGTTCATCTCCAACGGCATCCTCGCCGACCTGGTGATCGTGGTCGCCCGCACCACCCCCGAGGGCGGCGCGCACGGGCTGTCGCTGCTGGTCGTGGAGCGCGGCATGGAGGGCTTCGAACGGGGCCGCAACCTCGACAAGATCGGCCAGAAGGCCCAGGACACCGCCGAGCTGTTCTTCCAGGACGTCCGCGTCCCCAAGGAGAACCTGCTGGGGGAGGAGAACGGCGCCTTCGCCTCCCTCATGGGCAACCTCGCCCAGGAGCGGCTGGCCATCGCGGTCGGCGCCCTCGCCGCCGCCGAGGACCTCCTGGACATCACCACCCGTTACGTGAAGGAACGCGAGGCGTTCGGCGGACCGCTCGCCCGGCTCCAGCACATCCGGTTCGAGATCGCCGAGATGGCCACCGAGAACGCCGTCACCCGCGCCTTCCTGGACCGCTGCGTCGCCGAGCACAGCGCCGGCGAACTCGACGCCGTGCGCGCCTCGATGGCCAAGTGGTGGGCCACCGAGCTGAACAAGCGCGTGGTCGACCGCTGTCTGCAACTCCACGGCGGCTACGGCTACATGAGCGAGTACCGGGTGGCCAGGGCGTTCCTCGACAGCCGTATCCAGACCATCTACGGCGGCACCACCGAGATCATGAAGGAGATCATCGGCCGCTCATTCCTGCGCTGA
- a CDS encoding acetyl-CoA C-acetyltransferase — MSTEAYVYDAIRTPRGRGKANGALHGTKPVDLVVGLIHEIRDRLPGLDPAAVDDIVLGVVSPLGDQGADIARTAAVLAGLPDTVAGVQENRFCASGLEAVNLAAMKVRSGWEDLVLAGGVESMSRVPMGSDGGAWSADPRTNHDTGFVPQGVGADLIATLEGFSRHDVDSYAALSQERAAAAWKEGRFDRSVVPVRDRNGLVVLDRDEHLRPGTTADSLGSLKPSFADIGDLGGFDAVALQKYHWVERIEHVHHAGNSSGIVDGAALVAVGGKEVGERYGLTPRARIVSAAVSGADPTIMLTGPAPASRKALAKAGLTIDDIDLVEINEAFAAVVLRFVKDMGLSLDKVNVNGGAIALGHPLGATGAMILGTLVDELERQGRRYGLATLCVGGGMGIATVVERL, encoded by the coding sequence GTGAGCACCGAAGCGTATGTGTACGACGCGATCCGCACCCCGCGCGGCCGTGGCAAGGCGAACGGCGCCCTGCACGGCACCAAGCCCGTCGACCTGGTCGTCGGCCTGATCCACGAGATCCGCGACCGTCTCCCCGGCCTCGACCCGGCCGCCGTCGACGACATCGTGCTCGGCGTGGTGAGCCCGCTGGGGGACCAGGGCGCGGACATCGCCCGCACCGCCGCCGTCCTCGCCGGGCTGCCGGACACGGTGGCCGGCGTCCAGGAGAACCGCTTCTGCGCCTCCGGGCTCGAAGCCGTCAACCTGGCCGCCATGAAGGTCCGTTCGGGCTGGGAGGACCTGGTCCTCGCGGGCGGTGTGGAGTCCATGTCCCGCGTCCCGATGGGCAGCGATGGCGGCGCCTGGTCGGCGGACCCGCGCACCAACCACGACACGGGTTTCGTCCCGCAGGGCGTCGGCGCCGACCTGATCGCCACCCTGGAGGGCTTCTCCCGGCACGACGTCGACTCCTACGCGGCGCTGTCCCAGGAGCGCGCGGCCGCGGCCTGGAAGGAGGGCCGCTTCGACCGCTCGGTCGTCCCCGTGCGGGACCGCAACGGCCTCGTGGTCCTCGACCGGGACGAGCACCTGCGGCCCGGCACCACCGCCGACTCCCTGGGCAGCCTCAAGCCGTCCTTCGCGGACATCGGCGACCTCGGCGGTTTCGACGCGGTGGCGCTGCAGAAGTACCACTGGGTGGAGCGGATCGAGCACGTCCACCACGCGGGGAACTCCTCCGGCATCGTGGACGGCGCCGCGCTCGTCGCCGTCGGCGGCAAGGAGGTCGGCGAGCGGTACGGGCTGACCCCGCGCGCGCGGATCGTCTCCGCCGCCGTGTCCGGCGCCGACCCCACGATCATGCTGACCGGTCCGGCGCCGGCCTCGCGCAAGGCGCTCGCCAAGGCCGGCCTGACCATCGACGACATCGACCTCGTCGAGATCAACGAGGCGTTCGCCGCGGTCGTCCTGCGCTTCGTGAAGGACATGGGCCTGTCGCTCGACAAGGTCAACGTCAACGGCGGCGCGATCGCCCTCGGCCATCCGCTCGGCGCGACCGGCGCCATGATCCTCGGCACCCTCGTCGACGAACTCGAACGCCAGGGCAGGCGCTACGGGCTGGCGACCCTGTGCGTCGGCGGCGGCATGGGCATCGCCACGGTCGTCGAACGCCTCTGA
- a CDS encoding 3-hydroxyacyl-CoA dehydrogenase NAD-binding domain-containing protein, protein MSIESTTIRWEQDDTGVVTLVLDDPSQSVNTMNAAFIDSLDAVAARLAEQRDGVRGVIVASAKKSFFAGGDLRDLISVTPGTAEASYEAGMRVKRSLRVLETLGKPVVAAIDGAALGGGYEIALACHHRIALDAPGTKVGCPEVTLGLLPGGGGVTRTVRMFGVTEALRKVLLEGTRYGPARALEAGLVDEIVTDPGELLTRARAFIDAHPESAQPWDAPGHRIPSSAGFAANLPALPALLRKKTGGAPCPAQRNILAAAVESAQVDVDTAFAIEARYLTELVTGQITKNMIQAFFFDRQAVESGAGRPKDVPARTVTRVAVLGAGMMGAGIAYACARAGIDVVLKDVHADAAARGKGYSEKLVAKAVARGRSTREQADALLARITPTADPRDLAGCDAVIEAVFEDTALKHRVFQDIQQVVAPDALLCSNTSTLPITVLAKGVERPRDFIGLHFFSPVDRMPLVEIVKGEKTGEEALARAFDLVRQIRKTPIVVNDSRGFFTSRVIGRFIDEGVAMVGEGIEPASVEQAAAQAGYPAKVLSLMDELTLTLPRRIREENRRAVEAAGGTWDPHPADAVVDRMIDAFGRPGRSGGAGFYDYDEQGGRVGLWPGLREHFTDPARQPADLTELKERMLFVEALDAVRCLEEGVLVSVADANMGSLLGIGFPPWTGGVLQYINGYDGGLPGFVARSRALADRHGDRFTPPGLLLRKAERGETFTDS, encoded by the coding sequence ATGAGCATCGAGTCCACGACCATCCGCTGGGAGCAGGACGACACCGGTGTCGTCACCCTCGTCCTCGACGACCCGTCCCAGTCCGTCAACACCATGAACGCGGCGTTCATCGACTCGCTGGACGCCGTAGCCGCCCGGCTCGCGGAGCAGCGCGACGGCGTTCGGGGCGTCATCGTCGCCTCCGCCAAGAAGAGCTTCTTCGCCGGCGGCGACCTGCGCGACCTGATCTCCGTCACGCCCGGGACCGCCGAGGCGTCGTACGAGGCGGGCATGCGGGTCAAGCGCTCGCTGCGCGTCCTCGAGACCCTGGGCAAGCCGGTCGTCGCCGCCATCGACGGGGCCGCACTGGGCGGCGGTTACGAGATCGCCCTCGCCTGCCACCACCGCATCGCCCTGGACGCCCCCGGCACCAAGGTCGGCTGCCCCGAGGTCACCCTGGGCCTGCTCCCGGGCGGCGGCGGAGTGACCCGCACGGTCCGCATGTTCGGCGTCACCGAAGCCCTGCGGAAGGTCCTCCTGGAGGGCACCCGGTACGGACCGGCCCGCGCCCTGGAGGCCGGGCTGGTCGACGAGATCGTCACCGACCCGGGTGAACTCCTCACGCGGGCCCGCGCGTTCATCGACGCGCACCCCGAGTCCGCGCAGCCCTGGGACGCCCCCGGCCACCGCATCCCGTCGAGCGCCGGGTTCGCGGCGAACCTCCCGGCCCTTCCCGCGCTGCTGAGGAAGAAGACCGGGGGCGCCCCCTGCCCGGCGCAGCGCAACATCCTCGCGGCGGCCGTGGAGAGCGCCCAGGTCGACGTCGACACGGCCTTCGCGATCGAGGCCCGGTACCTCACGGAGCTGGTCACCGGGCAGATCACCAAGAACATGATCCAGGCGTTCTTCTTCGACCGCCAGGCGGTCGAATCCGGGGCCGGGCGCCCCAAGGACGTCCCGGCCCGCACGGTGACCAGGGTGGCCGTGCTCGGCGCGGGCATGATGGGCGCGGGCATCGCCTACGCGTGCGCCCGCGCGGGCATCGACGTCGTACTGAAGGACGTCCACGCGGACGCGGCGGCCCGGGGCAAGGGCTACTCCGAGAAGCTGGTTGCCAAGGCGGTCGCGCGCGGCCGTTCGACGCGGGAGCAGGCGGATGCCCTGCTCGCCCGCATCACCCCGACGGCCGACCCGCGGGATCTGGCGGGCTGCGACGCGGTGATCGAGGCCGTCTTCGAGGACACCGCACTCAAGCACCGGGTGTTCCAGGACATCCAGCAGGTCGTCGCCCCCGACGCCCTGCTGTGCTCCAATACCTCCACCCTGCCCATCACCGTCCTCGCCAAGGGGGTCGAGCGGCCCCGCGACTTCATCGGGCTGCACTTCTTCTCACCCGTCGACAGGATGCCGCTGGTCGAGATCGTCAAGGGCGAGAAGACCGGCGAGGAGGCGCTGGCCCGGGCCTTCGACCTGGTGCGGCAGATCCGCAAGACCCCGATCGTCGTGAACGACTCGCGCGGCTTCTTCACCTCCCGCGTCATCGGCCGCTTCATCGACGAGGGCGTCGCGATGGTCGGCGAGGGCATCGAGCCCGCCTCCGTCGAGCAGGCCGCCGCCCAGGCCGGCTACCCCGCCAAGGTCCTCTCCCTGATGGACGAACTCACTCTCACCCTGCCGCGCCGCATCCGCGAGGAGAACCGGCGCGCGGTCGAGGCGGCGGGCGGCACCTGGGATCCGCACCCCGCCGACGCGGTCGTGGACCGCATGATCGACGCGTTCGGCCGCCCCGGCCGCTCCGGTGGCGCCGGGTTCTACGACTACGACGAGCAGGGCGGGCGCGTCGGTCTGTGGCCCGGACTGCGCGAGCACTTCACCGACCCCGCGCGGCAGCCCGCCGACCTCACCGAGCTGAAGGAGCGGATGCTCTTCGTCGAGGCGCTGGACGCGGTCCGCTGCCTGGAGGAGGGCGTCCTGGTCTCGGTGGCCGACGCCAACATGGGCTCGCTGCTCGGCATCGGCTTCCCGCCGTGGACGGGCGGCGTGCTCCAGTACATCAACGGCTACGACGGCGGACTGCCCGGCTTCGTGGCCCGCTCCCGCGCGCTCGCCGACCGCCACGGCGACCGCTTCACCCCGCCCGGGCTGCTGCTGCGCAAGGCCGAACGGGGCGAGACCTTCACCGACTCCTGA
- a CDS encoding AMP-dependent synthetase/ligase, which yields MTSAPRTAGDLPDDPAARTLPRLLARNAQAYPELPGLSWQSEDPDTDWTTLTWAEIHEHTRALAAGYRALGVGRGDHVLLMMANRPEHWLSDLALVRLGAIPVSVYGTSAPEQITHIARNCRARLAVVGGAEQLPVWEPLLADSRTPLERLVVADAGAEGDHLPYASLLREPVPERFAKELDSARPEDPLTVVYTSGTTGEPKGVVLTHRVVLSNALALDAVVELPPHVEHICYLPFAHIAERMLGIYLPCHRASHVYLCADPTKVGEVVRKVRPAQFFGVPRIWEKLSAAVRAVLSLMPDDQRGVIDEAFAVGREHVGYRERGETPPPELEERYARVRKEVLVPMLAAGGLDRVTWSASASAPMAADVVRFWAGFGIVVMDAWGLTETTGVATSNSPRTGFRLGSVGRPVESVEIRVADDGEILVRGTSVFDGYLQPDGSVRSALDADGWLATGDIGRIDEDGYLWLTDRKKEMIITSTGKNVSPALVENALKEHPLIGQAMVHGDNRSYLVALLVLDAEAAPAWATQHGIGTDGGLSALVRHPEIRAEVDRAVAAANTRLNRTEQVKRYELLAEEWGPATGELTPSLKMRRRVIRDKYANALTSLYDD from the coding sequence ATGACATCGGCACCCCGCACCGCAGGCGACCTGCCCGACGACCCCGCCGCCCGCACCCTGCCCCGGCTGCTGGCCCGCAACGCCCAGGCATACCCGGAACTCCCCGGTCTGTCCTGGCAGTCGGAGGACCCCGACACCGACTGGACGACCCTCACCTGGGCCGAGATCCACGAGCACACCCGCGCGCTCGCCGCCGGCTACCGGGCGCTGGGCGTCGGCCGGGGCGACCATGTGCTGCTGATGATGGCCAACCGGCCCGAGCACTGGCTGTCGGACCTGGCGCTGGTCCGCCTCGGCGCGATCCCGGTGAGCGTCTACGGCACCTCCGCCCCCGAGCAGATCACCCACATCGCCCGCAACTGCCGGGCCCGCCTCGCCGTCGTCGGAGGAGCGGAGCAACTACCCGTCTGGGAGCCGCTGCTGGCCGACTCCCGCACCCCGCTGGAGCGGCTGGTGGTGGCCGACGCGGGTGCGGAGGGGGATCACCTGCCCTACGCGTCGCTGCTCCGGGAGCCGGTGCCGGAGCGGTTCGCGAAGGAACTGGACAGCGCACGCCCCGAGGACCCGCTGACCGTCGTCTACACCTCGGGCACCACCGGTGAACCCAAGGGCGTCGTCCTCACCCACCGGGTGGTGCTCTCCAACGCGCTCGCGCTGGACGCCGTGGTCGAACTCCCGCCGCACGTCGAGCACATCTGCTACCTGCCGTTCGCGCACATCGCCGAGCGGATGCTGGGCATCTACCTGCCCTGTCACCGGGCCTCGCACGTGTATCTGTGCGCCGATCCGACGAAGGTCGGCGAGGTGGTGCGCAAGGTGCGTCCCGCGCAGTTCTTCGGGGTGCCGAGGATCTGGGAGAAGCTGTCGGCCGCCGTGCGGGCCGTGCTCTCGCTGATGCCGGACGATCAACGGGGCGTCATCGACGAGGCGTTCGCGGTGGGGCGCGAGCACGTCGGGTACCGCGAACGCGGCGAGACACCGCCGCCGGAGCTGGAGGAGCGCTACGCCCGCGTCCGCAAGGAGGTGCTGGTGCCGATGCTGGCGGCGGGCGGCCTGGACCGGGTGACCTGGTCGGCCAGCGCGTCGGCCCCGATGGCGGCCGACGTGGTGCGGTTCTGGGCCGGGTTCGGCATCGTCGTCATGGACGCCTGGGGGCTGACCGAGACGACGGGCGTGGCCACCAGCAACAGCCCGAGGACCGGCTTCCGGCTGGGCTCGGTGGGACGGCCGGTGGAGTCCGTGGAGATCCGCGTCGCCGACGACGGCGAGATCCTGGTGCGCGGCACGTCCGTGTTCGACGGCTACCTCCAGCCGGACGGCTCGGTGCGGTCCGCACTCGACGCGGACGGCTGGCTGGCCACCGGTGACATCGGCCGGATCGACGAGGACGGCTATCTCTGGCTCACCGACCGCAAGAAGGAGATGATCATCACCTCGACCGGCAAGAACGTCTCGCCGGCCCTGGTGGAGAACGCCCTCAAGGAACACCCGCTGATCGGCCAGGCGATGGTGCACGGCGACAACCGCTCCTACCTCGTCGCCCTGCTGGTCCTCGACGCGGAGGCCGCCCCGGCCTGGGCCACGCAGCACGGCATCGGGACGGACGGGGGTCTGTCGGCACTCGTCCGGCATCCGGAGATCCGGGCCGAGGTGGACCGCGCCGTGGCCGCCGCCAACACCCGGCTCAACCGCACCGAGCAGGTGAAGCGGTACGAGCTGCTGGCCGAGGAGTGGGGCCCGGCGACCGGCGAGCTGACGCCGTCGCTGAAGATGCGGCGCCGGGTCATCCGCGACAAGTACGCCAACGCCCTGACCTCGCTCTACGACGACTGA